A genomic region of Trichothermofontia sichuanensis B231 contains the following coding sequences:
- a CDS encoding ATP-dependent Clp protease proteolytic subunit, whose protein sequence is MPVDEILRVPYNIPGSPYWQWISIYTRLSQERILFLNQPLTTGLANSLVSAMLYLDSQDKTKPIYLYINSLGDPVAAGMANESVGLISITAGLAIYDTMQYVKSEVVTVCLGQAIGMAAVLLAAGAKGKRACLPHAMIALAHPQVGTQGQATDIQINAAEVMAKRATVLEILSQTTGQPTEKLIKDMDRFFYLTPTQAREYGLIDRVLEPMATPVARPT, encoded by the coding sequence ATGCCTGTCGATGAGATTCTGCGCGTTCCCTACAATATCCCTGGCAGTCCTTACTGGCAGTGGATCAGTATCTATACCCGTCTGAGCCAGGAACGCATTCTTTTCCTCAACCAACCCCTAACCACTGGGCTAGCCAATTCCCTCGTCTCGGCGATGCTCTATCTCGACTCCCAAGACAAAACTAAGCCGATCTACCTCTATATCAACTCCTTGGGGGATCCGGTTGCCGCAGGGATGGCGAACGAGTCGGTGGGCCTGATCTCGATAACAGCCGGTCTGGCGATCTACGACACTATGCAGTATGTCAAGTCGGAGGTGGTCACAGTCTGCCTGGGACAGGCGATCGGAATGGCAGCGGTCTTGCTGGCGGCGGGGGCCAAAGGGAAGCGGGCCTGTCTACCCCATGCCATGATTGCCCTTGCCCATCCCCAGGTGGGAACCCAGGGACAGGCGACGGATATTCAGATTAATGCCGCCGAGGTGATGGCGAAACGGGCGACGGTTTTGGAAATTCTCTCCCAAACCACGGGACAACCAACGGAAAAATTAATCAAAGATATGGATCGCTTTTTCTACCTGACGCCGACTCAAGCCCGGGAATATGGTTTGATCGATCGCGTCCTTGAACCTATGGCCACCCCTGTGGCTCGCCCGACCTAA
- the panB gene encoding 3-methyl-2-oxobutanoate hydroxymethyltransferase: protein MPVTTRQLRQWKQQGRTIVTLTAWDYALAAILDQAGVDIILVGDSLAMVALGYETTLPVTLTEMLHHAKAVRRGVKQALLVCDLPFLTYQESPQQAIHSAGRLLKEAGVQAVKLEGGYPTIAETVLRLTQAGIPVMGHVGLTPQSVHQLGYQQQGQTDAAGQQILAEAIALEQAGAFAIVLEHIPATLAAQITQKLTIPTIGIGAGPHCNGQVLVTADMLGLSQRQPPFAKSYMNLRDQITQAVQQYSTEVRSHQFP from the coding sequence ATGCCCGTTACAACCCGACAATTACGCCAATGGAAACAACAAGGACGCACGATCGTCACCCTGACTGCGTGGGATTATGCCCTGGCGGCAATTCTCGATCAAGCAGGCGTTGATATTATCCTGGTAGGGGACTCGCTGGCGATGGTGGCCCTCGGCTACGAAACCACCCTGCCGGTCACCCTGACGGAGATGCTGCACCATGCTAAAGCGGTTCGCCGGGGAGTTAAACAAGCATTACTCGTGTGTGACCTGCCCTTTTTGACTTACCAGGAAAGTCCCCAACAAGCCATCCATTCAGCAGGACGGTTACTCAAGGAGGCAGGGGTGCAAGCCGTCAAGTTAGAGGGCGGCTATCCGACGATCGCCGAAACCGTATTACGGTTGACCCAGGCAGGGATTCCGGTCATGGGCCATGTAGGGCTAACCCCCCAGTCGGTCCATCAATTGGGCTACCAACAACAGGGGCAAACCGATGCCGCCGGCCAACAAATTCTGGCTGAAGCAATTGCCCTAGAACAAGCGGGAGCCTTCGCGATCGTCCTGGAACACATTCCAGCCACCCTCGCGGCCCAAATTACCCAAAAATTGACCATTCCCACGATCGGCATCGGCGCCGGTCCTCACTGCAACGGTCAGGTCTTAGTTACCGCTGACATGTTGGGATTATCGCAACGCCAGCCCCCTTTTGCTAAATCCTACATGAATCTACGGGATCAGATTACCCAAGCCGTGCAGCAGTACAGTACGGAAGTGCGCAGTCACCAATTCCCCTAG
- a CDS encoding IS1 family transposase (programmed frameshift) — protein MAECCVKCGHPHVVKNGFVAGRQRFKCKSCHYQFTTEKLERGKPLWMKLEAVLLYISGLSLNAIAENLDVSAQAVLNWVRDFARANIEKPEPGKVVVVELDEFWHFVEFKKNRIWIWKAYDRDHGQLIDWELGNRDCETVERLLERLAQWQVTVYCTDGWQGFESLLDEHPDAYHVATKTETKAIERNNSDHRHWFARFKRKSKVVSKSLEMVDLTMALFAKFRVNGNIELLRNWRLSLLT, from the exons ATGGCAGAGTGTTGCGTCAAGTGTGGTCACCCGCATGTGGTCAAGAATGGCTTCGTAGCTGGACGCCAACGCTTCAAGTGTAAGTCCTGTCACTACCAGTTCACAACTGAGAAGCTAGAGCGAGGTAAACCCCTATGGATGAAGTTAGAAGCGGTTCTACTCTATATTAGTGGTCTGTCCCTGAATGCCATTGCTGAGAACTTGGATGTATCGGCTCAGGCGGTGTTGAACTGGGTTCGCGACTTTGCTAGGGCCAATATTGAGAAGCCGGAACCGGGCAAAGTGGTTGTCGTGGAGTTAGATGAGTTCTGGCATTTCGTCGAGT TCAAAAAAAACCGAATATGGATCTGGAAAGCGTATGACCGTGATCATGGGCAACTTATTGACTGGGAATTGGGAAATCGTGATTGTGAGACTGTAGAGAGACTGCTGGAACGCTTAGCACAGTGGCAAGTTACGGTTTACTGCACCGATGGTTGGCAGGGCTTTGAATCCCTGCTGGACGAGCATCCGGATGCTTATCATGTCGCAACTAAGACTGAAACGAAGGCGATCGAACGGAACAACTCAGATCACCGTCATTGGTTTGCTCGCTTTAAGCGGAAAAGCAAGGTTGTCTCCAAAAGTCTGGAAATGGTCGATCTGACAATGGCACTATTTGCAAAGTTTCGCGTCAATGGCAATATTGAGTTACTGCGAAATTGGAGGCTATCATTACTTACTTGA
- a CDS encoding Maf family protein, which produces MAMPQVVLASASPARRRLLQAIGIDPIVWPSDFDESQVAIAAPSTVVETLARCKATTVADRIRDEYPLLALPPWLVIGCDSVLVINGEIHGKPENAATAIARWQQMRGQVGKLYTGHALIDLQQDLTLVRSQVTQVFFANPTDAQIHAYVATGEPLQCAGCFALEGKGGVWVEKLEGCHTNVIGLSLPLLRQMLQDLGYDVSDFWKAS; this is translated from the coding sequence ATGGCTATGCCCCAGGTCGTCTTAGCCTCTGCCTCACCGGCGCGGCGTCGGCTCTTGCAGGCGATCGGCATCGATCCGATCGTCTGGCCCAGTGATTTCGATGAGTCCCAGGTCGCGATCGCGGCTCCCTCAACCGTCGTGGAAACCCTCGCCCGCTGCAAGGCAACTACCGTCGCTGATCGTATTCGCGATGAATATCCACTGCTAGCGTTACCACCGTGGTTGGTCATCGGGTGTGATTCGGTATTAGTCATCAATGGGGAAATTCATGGTAAGCCAGAGAATGCGGCAACCGCGATCGCCCGTTGGCAACAAATGCGCGGTCAGGTCGGCAAACTCTACACCGGCCATGCCCTGATTGATTTGCAACAGGATCTCACCCTGGTACGCTCCCAAGTGACGCAGGTTTTTTTTGCCAACCCGACTGATGCCCAAATCCACGCCTATGTCGCTACCGGGGAGCCACTCCAGTGTGCCGGGTGCTTTGCCCTAGAAGGGAAAGGCGGCGTTTGGGTGGAAAAATTAGAGGGATGTCATACCAATGTTATTGGCCTGAGCCTGCCGCTCCTGCGGCAAATGCTCCAGGACTTGGGCTACGATGTGAGTGATTTTTGGAAGGCCTCATAA
- a CDS encoding low temperature requirement protein A, producing the protein MQRDLQFLLDMLQSAELILTYTAHCSKDEFVANVQLQDSVIRRLLVIAEATRQVSDTTRQALPNISWQEINGMRNRLVHEYNDIFQYLRAGYHVPIARPLTMTFAIGFGIAVALWGLSILIPPPWRFALWAIAMGIDFATPIVAGRSFQHVPPHMAHVSERLGLFTIIVLGESVVAVVRGISGQELGLFAGETGLLGLVIAFSLWWIYFDSVDASPLESYRQGRFLSGVIWLYTHLLFILRLAATGVGVYHLIFSDPALPVHTAERWLMSGALALCFLALGILHLITVSLGHPRQRTLIAAIRFGTAAFLLILAIAGTTLTPLVLMGMLAIVSGSQVGLDLLCKARA; encoded by the coding sequence ATGCAACGGGATCTTCAATTCCTGCTTGATATGCTGCAATCCGCAGAGCTGATTCTGACCTACACAGCTCATTGCTCAAAGGATGAGTTTGTTGCAAACGTACAGCTTCAGGATTCAGTCATTCGGCGGCTATTGGTGATTGCTGAAGCTACACGACAAGTTTCAGACACAACTCGGCAGGCGTTACCAAATATCTCCTGGCAAGAAATCAACGGAATGCGAAATCGGTTGGTGCATGAGTATAACGATATTTTTCAATATCTCCGGGCGGGTTACCACGTCCCGATCGCCCGTCCCTTGACGATGACCTTCGCGATTGGGTTTGGTATTGCGGTTGCCCTCTGGGGACTTTCTATTTTGATCCCTCCCCCCTGGCGTTTTGCTCTATGGGCGATCGCGATGGGGATTGATTTCGCCACCCCGATCGTGGCGGGGCGATCGTTTCAACACGTTCCTCCGCACATGGCCCATGTCTCGGAACGGTTGGGGCTGTTTACGATCATTGTCTTAGGGGAATCCGTCGTCGCTGTGGTCCGGGGGATTTCGGGGCAGGAATTGGGGTTATTTGCCGGCGAAACCGGGTTATTGGGTTTGGTGATTGCCTTTAGCCTGTGGTGGATTTATTTCGATAGTGTTGATGCCTCGCCTTTAGAGTCCTACCGCCAGGGGCGCTTTCTCTCTGGCGTCATCTGGCTGTATACCCATTTGTTATTTATCCTGCGATTGGCAGCGACGGGCGTTGGGGTCTACCACCTGATCTTCAGTGACCCGGCATTACCTGTCCACACCGCCGAACGCTGGTTGATGAGTGGTGCCCTGGCCCTGTGTTTTCTGGCCTTGGGGATCTTACACCTGATCACTGTTTCCTTGGGTCATCCCCGCCAGCGCACCCTGATCGCGGCGATTCGGTTTGGCACAGCCGCCTTCCTCCTGATCCTGGCGATCGCGGGCACTACATTAACCCCCCTGGTCTTGATGGGGATGTTGGCGATCGTGAGTGGGAGCCAGGTTGGGCTGGATTTACTGTGTAAAGCCCGTGCTTGA
- a CDS encoding Uma2 family endonuclease yields MVLPQPPHSIVVPPLESGDRLTRAEFERRYQATPEKFKAELIEGVVYVASPVKVFHGTPHAALVGWLTVYWAATPGVSVADNSTLRLDMDNEPQPDALLRFETGGTSRISEDGYIEGAPELVAEIATSSAAIDLGAKKTVYRRNGVQEYLVWQTFENRFSWFRLQAEAFVLVEPDAEGIIRSTVFPGLWLAVDALLAGRMMAVLNVLQAGIADPAHQGFVQALAGRSA; encoded by the coding sequence ATGGTCTTGCCACAACCGCCGCATTCGATCGTTGTTCCTCCCCTAGAAAGTGGCGATCGCCTGACTCGTGCCGAGTTTGAACGCCGCTACCAGGCAACTCCCGAAAAATTCAAGGCTGAACTGATTGAAGGAGTGGTTTACGTGGCATCTCCCGTCAAAGTCTTTCACGGTACACCCCATGCTGCCTTAGTCGGCTGGTTAACCGTCTACTGGGCTGCTACACCTGGTGTGAGCGTTGCTGACAACAGCACCCTTCGCTTGGATATGGACAACGAACCCCAACCTGATGCCCTGTTGCGCTTTGAAACCGGCGGTACTTCACGAATTAGTGAGGATGGTTACATTGAAGGGGCACCGGAACTGGTTGCAGAAATTGCCACTAGCAGTGCAGCCATTGACTTAGGGGCTAAGAAAACGGTCTATCGTCGCAATGGAGTGCAGGAGTATTTGGTGTGGCAGACTTTTGAAAATCGCTTCAGTTGGTTTCGGTTGCAGGCAGAGGCGTTTGTTTTGGTGGAACCTGATGCTGAGGGCATTATTCGTAGCACTGTGTTTCCAGGCTTGTGGTTGGCAGTGGATGCGTTGCTAGCGGGCAGGATGATGGCGGTGTTGAATGTGCTACAAGCTGGCATCGCTGACCCGGCCCATCAGGGGTTTGTGCAGGCGTTGGCGGGACGATCGGCCTGA
- a CDS encoding Tab2 family RNA-binding protein, translating into MTDGSPTPSPPHLPPQPLPAHLWGDEWRFASLPAGELMAAFCDRPLPVLVLPESRSPLRLGLASTIPIPGVIITGGRRSLSLAVWLQAAQPIALKFIPGPLNGLILEAGEQARWVLATFNDAGVTQAAQLFVERKYQSRGLHFLLVQPDDSGMTYSGFWLLQDPALAARTPASNRSLT; encoded by the coding sequence ATGACCGATGGTTCTCCAACCCCCTCGCCCCCGCATTTGCCCCCCCAACCCTTACCCGCCCACCTCTGGGGGGATGAGTGGCGTTTTGCCAGCCTCCCAGCGGGCGAGTTGATGGCGGCATTTTGCGATCGCCCGCTCCCGGTCTTGGTCCTACCCGAATCGCGATCGCCCCTGCGTCTGGGATTAGCCTCAACGATACCGATTCCAGGGGTGATCATTACGGGAGGACGGCGATCGTTGTCTCTAGCGGTTTGGTTACAAGCGGCCCAGCCTATCGCCCTGAAGTTTATTCCGGGACCCCTAAATGGGTTAATTTTGGAGGCGGGGGAGCAGGCGCGCTGGGTCTTAGCGACGTTTAATGATGCAGGGGTGACCCAAGCCGCCCAATTATTTGTTGAGCGGAAATACCAGAGTCGCGGGCTTCATTTTTTGCTGGTGCAACCCGATGACTCAGGCATGACCTATAGCGGCTTTTGGCTGCTTCAAGATCCCGCCCTCGCTGCAAGGACTCCTGCCTCCAACAGGAGCCTGACATAG
- a CDS encoding RlpA-like double-psi beta-barrel domain-containing protein — protein MARSQVKFAPYQVPTNAPLIGRSRSISSEALPVQFAPYQLSAITPSPVQTTLGDSLPWISFDLGGNPQSARPLTLWASYYNMRLSRQVKNGYALLDPAGQPLGPRLSHEDWCHAAMQGSVQVLENGKPQTYGYAGLGPGAQVNCAPFFPGLPAHILRGTNRVRFARREGLYGYGSHPFQVVPYRTIAVDPHVIPIGAVVFIPAARGQAITLPSGYQAVHDGFFFESFK, from the coding sequence ATGGCCCGATCGCAGGTGAAATTCGCCCCTTATCAAGTTCCGACCAATGCTCCCCTAATAGGGCGATCGCGCAGCATTTCATCAGAAGCATTACCGGTACAATTTGCCCCGTATCAGCTATCTGCCATTACACCATCGCCTGTGCAGACCACCCTGGGGGATTCCCTACCCTGGATCAGTTTTGATCTGGGAGGCAATCCCCAATCAGCCCGTCCCCTCACCCTATGGGCCAGCTATTACAACATGCGTCTCTCCCGTCAAGTTAAAAACGGCTATGCCCTCCTCGATCCAGCAGGACAACCGTTAGGCCCGCGGCTCTCGCATGAGGACTGGTGCCATGCCGCCATGCAGGGCAGTGTTCAGGTGTTAGAAAACGGCAAACCCCAAACCTATGGCTATGCTGGGCTAGGGCCGGGTGCGCAGGTCAATTGTGCTCCCTTCTTCCCTGGATTACCAGCCCATATCCTACGAGGCACGAATCGGGTCCGCTTTGCCCGCCGTGAGGGTCTTTATGGCTATGGGTCCCATCCATTTCAGGTAGTTCCCTATCGCACGATCGCCGTCGATCCTCACGTCATCCCGATCGGGGCGGTTGTCTTTATTCCAGCGGCCCGGGGGCAAGCCATTACCCTACCGTCTGGGTATCAAGCTGTCCATGATGGCTTTTTCTTTGAGAGTTTCAAGTAA
- a CDS encoding nucleotidyltransferase family protein, whose translation MCDRLFVAADTAYPKIPEEPFCHKWQVTEFALFGSVLRDDFRPDSDVDVMVQFHPDAHPTFRTLDQMKAELKTIFDRDVDLITRQGIETSCNYLRRHEILSSAQVIYATGSSIPA comes from the coding sequence ATTTGCGATCGTTTATTTGTAGCTGCTGATACTGCTTACCCCAAAATCCCAGAAGAACCGTTTTGTCATAAATGGCAAGTGACAGAATTCGCTCTATTTGGCTCTGTCCTACGCGATGACTTCCGCCCCGACAGCGACGTTGATGTGATGGTGCAATTTCATCCAGACGCCCATCCCACCTTTCGTACCCTAGACCAAATGAAAGCAGAACTTAAAACTATTTTCGATCGAGACGTTGACCTGATTACCCGTCAGGGCATTGAAACCAGTTGCAACTACTTACGCCGTCACGAAATCCTTTCCTCAGCCCAGGTAATTTATGCAACGGGATCTTCAATTCCTGCTTGA
- the surE gene encoding 5'/3'-nucleotidase SurE: MLLLTNDDGIDAPGLQTLQRAIAGNTIVVAPNTEFSGCGHQVTTHRPITVEQRSETAWAIAGTPADCVRIGLHVHSPVHWVLAGVNAGGNLGVDIYTSGTVAAVREAAFHGIPSIALSQYRKGKRPVNWAIVQRLTERVLAELLNRPPAPGHFWNVNFPYLEPEDPDPDIVFCPPCVCPLPMHYTVAGSTYQYVGEYGQRPVVAGTDVAYCFGGKITISQIAI; this comes from the coding sequence ATGTTGCTGCTAACCAATGACGATGGCATTGATGCTCCCGGCTTGCAAACCCTGCAACGGGCAATCGCGGGGAATACGATCGTGGTCGCACCCAATACCGAGTTCTCTGGGTGTGGCCATCAGGTCACGACCCATCGCCCGATCACGGTGGAGCAGCGTTCGGAAACCGCCTGGGCGATCGCGGGCACACCGGCGGACTGTGTGCGCATTGGCCTGCATGTCCATTCTCCCGTACATTGGGTTCTAGCGGGGGTGAATGCAGGGGGCAACTTGGGGGTCGATATCTACACATCGGGAACGGTGGCAGCCGTTCGGGAGGCGGCATTTCATGGGATTCCCAGTATAGCCCTATCCCAATACCGCAAGGGGAAACGCCCGGTAAATTGGGCAATCGTCCAGCGGCTAACGGAACGGGTCTTGGCGGAACTGCTCAACCGTCCGCCCGCACCGGGCCACTTTTGGAATGTGAATTTTCCCTATCTAGAGCCGGAGGATCCCGACCCCGACATCGTCTTTTGCCCACCCTGCGTCTGTCCGTTACCGATGCACTACACCGTCGCTGGCTCCACCTATCAATACGTGGGTGAGTATGGGCAGCGCCCGGTAGTAGCAGGAACTGATGTCGCCTATTGTTTTGGCGGCAAGATTACGATTAGTCAGATTGCGATCTAA
- the psbP gene encoding photosystem II reaction center PsbP → MDSWKQWVGLLLTIAAVVLQSCGSPASALNHYIDQADGYEFLYPPGWLQVQVADGPDVVFHDIIETTENVSVVISPIAPGKSLSALGTPTQVGQALVKRALQPALTARSTPDSPAHVELVNAEAHETDAKIYYVLEYAVERDGQKRHNLASVVVSGDRLFTFNASTSERRWPQVKGLFETVVNSFTVS, encoded by the coding sequence ATGGACAGTTGGAAACAATGGGTTGGGCTGCTGTTGACGATCGCGGCGGTCGTGCTACAAAGCTGCGGTTCCCCAGCCAGTGCCCTGAATCACTATATTGATCAGGCGGATGGTTACGAATTTCTCTATCCCCCCGGCTGGCTTCAGGTCCAGGTGGCCGATGGCCCTGATGTGGTTTTCCATGACATTATTGAGACCACAGAGAATGTTAGTGTGGTAATCAGTCCGATCGCACCCGGAAAATCCCTAAGTGCCTTGGGAACTCCCACCCAAGTAGGTCAGGCATTGGTAAAACGGGCACTACAACCGGCATTAACGGCCCGGAGTACGCCCGATAGCCCCGCTCACGTCGAGTTGGTCAATGCCGAAGCCCATGAAACCGATGCCAAGATCTACTATGTCTTGGAGTACGCCGTTGAGCGGGATGGCCAGAAGCGTCATAACCTAGCTAGTGTGGTCGTCAGTGGCGATCGCCTGTTTACCTTTAATGCTTCTACCTCGGAACGACGGTGGCCCCAGGTCAAGGGACTATTTGAAACCGTGGTGAATTCGTTTACCGTGTCTTGA
- a CDS encoding MgtC/SapB family protein: MAIAIQPNDWLALTGRLALALAIGGVIGWEREITGKAAGLRTHMLVSLGAALFVLLPLQLSKSESLDANALSRVVQGIATGVGFLGAGEILHRSSQEGKPVVRGLTSAAAIWMTAALGITAGCGLWQVTLLGGLSGLFVLRVAKYFERRWLS; the protein is encoded by the coding sequence GTGGCGATCGCAATTCAACCCAATGATTGGTTAGCCCTGACTGGGCGACTGGCCCTGGCCCTAGCGATCGGTGGTGTCATTGGCTGGGAACGGGAAATAACTGGCAAGGCGGCAGGATTGCGAACCCATATGCTGGTTAGCCTAGGAGCCGCTCTGTTTGTCCTGCTCCCCTTGCAATTGAGTAAATCTGAATCTTTAGATGCCAATGCCCTTAGTCGGGTGGTTCAGGGGATAGCAACGGGGGTCGGCTTCCTCGGTGCCGGTGAGATTCTGCATCGCTCTAGTCAAGAGGGCAAACCAGTAGTCCGGGGGTTAACCTCAGCCGCTGCCATCTGGATGACAGCAGCCCTAGGGATTACCGCTGGTTGCGGCCTATGGCAAGTAACCCTGCTAGGGGGACTCAGTGGCCTCTTTGTCCTGCGGGTGGCCAAGTATTTCGAGCGCCGTTGGTTGTCCTGA
- the pip gene encoding prolyl aminopeptidase, producing MRHLYPPIAPYQTGRLAVSKLHELYYEVSGNPQGKPVVVLHGGPGGGSLPVYRQYFDPDRWQIVMFDQRGCGQSTPHAELRENTTWDLVADMEKLRSLLGIDQWVVFGGSWGSALALAYSETHPDRCLGLILRGIFMLRRKELRWFYQEGTSYLFPDAWQAYLEPIPPAERHDLISAYYRRLTGEDAAVRSQAARAWSVWEASTSRLIPDPEVIARFAREEFADAFARIECHYFVNGGFFEPEDQLLQQVDRIRHLPAVIVQGRYDVVCPMISAWELHQAWPESELIIVPDAGHSMSEPGILSALIEASDRLALAD from the coding sequence ATGCGCCATTTATATCCCCCGATCGCCCCTTATCAAACCGGGCGACTGGCAGTTTCCAAGCTGCATGAGCTTTACTACGAGGTTTCGGGTAATCCCCAGGGTAAGCCAGTGGTGGTGTTACATGGGGGACCCGGTGGGGGCAGTTTGCCCGTTTATCGCCAGTATTTTGACCCCGATCGCTGGCAGATTGTCATGTTTGATCAGCGGGGCTGTGGACAGAGTACCCCCCATGCGGAATTGCGGGAGAATACCACTTGGGATTTGGTGGCGGATATGGAAAAACTGCGATCGCTACTGGGCATCGACCAGTGGGTTGTCTTCGGTGGCAGTTGGGGCAGTGCGTTGGCATTGGCTTATAGCGAAACCCATCCTGATCGCTGTTTGGGATTAATCCTGCGGGGCATTTTTATGCTGCGGCGTAAGGAGCTACGCTGGTTTTATCAGGAGGGGACCAGTTACCTGTTCCCCGATGCATGGCAGGCGTATTTGGAACCAATTCCCCCTGCTGAACGCCACGACCTGATCAGTGCCTATTACCGCCGGTTAACGGGCGAAGATGCCGCCGTGCGATCGCAGGCCGCACGGGCCTGGTCAGTCTGGGAGGCCAGCACCAGTCGATTAATCCCCGATCCGGAAGTAATCGCTCGGTTTGCCCGTGAAGAGTTTGCGGATGCCTTTGCCCGGATCGAGTGTCATTATTTTGTCAATGGGGGTTTTTTTGAACCGGAAGATCAGTTATTGCAGCAGGTCGATCGGATTCGCCATCTCCCCGCCGTCATTGTCCAGGGTCGCTATGATGTGGTTTGCCCAATGATTAGTGCGTGGGAGTTGCATCAAGCGTGGCCGGAATCCGAGTTAATTATCGTGCCCGATGCGGGCCATTCGATGAGCGAGCCAGGGATTCTGAGTGCCTTGATCGAGGCGAGCGATCGCCTAGCCCTTGCAGATTAA
- a CDS encoding ATP-dependent Clp protease proteolytic subunit, which yields MKQPIQAAQSPYYGDAYYRTPPPDLPSLLLKERIVYLGLPLVSSDDLKRQLGVDVTKLIIAQLLYLQFDDPDKPIYFYINSTGTSWYTGDAIGQDTEAFAICDTINYVKPPVHTICIGQAMGTAAMILSAGTRGYRASLPHATIVLNQPRMGMGRSQASDIQIRAREVLANKQAMLDILSKNTGQPPEKIAKDTDRMFYLTPQQAKEYGLIDRVLESTKDLPKPIPAGVS from the coding sequence ATGAAACAACCGATTCAGGCTGCTCAGTCTCCTTACTACGGCGATGCCTATTACCGGACACCGCCTCCCGATTTACCATCCCTTTTGCTCAAGGAACGGATCGTTTACTTGGGTTTACCGCTGGTCTCATCGGACGACCTCAAACGGCAGTTGGGTGTCGATGTCACCAAGCTGATTATTGCGCAGTTGCTCTATTTGCAATTTGATGATCCCGACAAGCCGATCTATTTCTACATCAACTCTACGGGAACATCCTGGTATACCGGCGACGCGATCGGTCAGGATACGGAAGCCTTTGCCATTTGCGACACGATCAACTATGTCAAACCGCCCGTCCATACCATTTGCATTGGCCAAGCGATGGGGACAGCGGCGATGATCCTATCGGCAGGGACACGGGGATACCGCGCCAGCTTACCCCATGCCACGATCGTCCTCAACCAACCTCGAATGGGAATGGGTCGCAGCCAGGCCAGCGATATTCAGATTCGAGCGCGAGAAGTACTGGCCAATAAGCAGGCCATGCTTGATATCCTCTCGAAGAATACAGGCCAGCCCCCGGAAAAAATCGCTAAGGATACCGATCGCATGTTCTATCTAACTCCGCAACAGGCTAAGGAATATGGCTTAATTGATCGCGTCCTGGAAAGCACAAAAGACCTGCCTAAGCCGATTCCTGCTGGTGTTTCCTGA
- a CDS encoding type I restriction enzyme HsdR N-terminal domain-containing protein encodes MVSTLAIADTITNFQALHDRLGLQRATDTDFFPEWQHLAINLSDQDYAFLDQLRQRYHYYYNGGLLTEGTILLAIVAPLLNHFGFHEPPCCVRSESPISLALPDRDEIYCGRIDILVVQEQLWILTVEAKRSRFAVDIALPQCLAYMTAAAISPSFGLVTNGSDFVFCKLVETIYDFSEPFSLLSHRNRLHEVATLLINLKAMIMGRQHTHAH; translated from the coding sequence ATGGTTTCCACCCTCGCGATCGCCGACACGATTACTAACTTCCAAGCCCTTCACGATCGTCTAGGGTTGCAACGAGCCACCGACACGGATTTTTTCCCGGAATGGCAACATCTGGCGATTAACCTTAGTGACCAAGACTATGCTTTTCTGGATCAGCTTCGCCAACGGTACCATTACTACTATAATGGGGGCCTCCTGACGGAAGGGACAATTTTGCTAGCGATCGTGGCTCCACTATTGAACCATTTTGGATTCCATGAACCGCCGTGTTGTGTGCGGTCTGAGTCCCCGATTAGCCTTGCTTTGCCCGATCGCGATGAAATTTATTGTGGGCGCATTGATATTCTGGTAGTCCAGGAACAGCTTTGGATATTAACAGTAGAAGCCAAGCGATCGCGGTTTGCCGTAGACATTGCCTTGCCCCAGTGTTTGGCCTATATGACGGCGGCAGCGATTAGTCCCAGTTTTGGTCTGGTGACCAATGGCAGCGATTTTGTTTTTTGCAAATTAGTTGAAACGATTTATGATTTCTCAGAACCATTTTCCCTCCTCTCCCACCGCAATCGTCTGCATGAGGTTGCTACCCTGCTGATTAATCTGAAAGCTATGATCATGGGTAGACAGCATACCCATGCCCATTAG